The Herminiimonas arsenitoxidans genome window below encodes:
- a CDS encoding YchJ family protein, with the protein MTKPNASPCPCGNGDYALCCQPYHDGTAAPTAEALMRSRYSAYALGLMHYVHATWHASTRPPLTDFVHDASTKWLGLEVKKFVPGQDEATVEFVARSKSGGRAQRLHEVSRFVKEDGRWFYIDGVFPD; encoded by the coding sequence ATGACAAAACCAAATGCAAGTCCTTGCCCTTGTGGCAACGGAGATTATGCGCTTTGTTGCCAACCGTATCACGACGGCACAGCAGCACCGACGGCCGAGGCTCTGATGCGCTCACGTTACAGCGCTTACGCCTTGGGTTTGATGCACTATGTACATGCGACCTGGCACGCATCGACGCGGCCGCCGCTAACGGATTTTGTGCATGATGCTTCGACTAAATGGCTGGGTCTGGAAGTCAAAAAATTCGTCCCCGGGCAGGATGAGGCTACGGTCGAATTCGTCGCGCGCTCCAAGAGTGGCGGACGCGCACAACGTTTGCATGAAGTCAGCCGCTTTGTAAAAGAAGACGGGCGCTGGTTTTATATAGACGGCGTGTTCCCCGATTGA
- a CDS encoding MBL fold metallo-hydrolase yields MNLLEAQLNYPFDDTLPDLGSTFEITPGVKWLRMGLPFALNHINLWLLEDEFESENGTVRGWTVIDCGISNDATRDAWESIFATQLNGLPIVRVIATHCHPDHVGLADWICKRWDVPLWMTTGEYTFARMMSAALPGADGTAMFPFFKRHGLADPQMLAELEGRRSYYPTLVPSVPISYIRMHDTQSFRIGKHAWRVITGFGHAPEHAALYCEDLNLLISGDMVLPRISTNVSVFAVEPESNPVQQFLDSLLKFKDLPEDTLVLPSHGKPFRGLHTRIQQLFDHHAARLEEVLAVCVTPQSAADIVPIMFVRKLDAHQLSFALGEALAHLHKLWKDGMLKRIISSDGVIRFQTY; encoded by the coding sequence ATGAATTTGCTTGAAGCACAACTAAATTACCCATTTGACGACACCTTGCCAGATCTTGGCAGCACGTTCGAGATCACGCCCGGCGTAAAGTGGCTGCGCATGGGTCTGCCATTTGCGCTCAACCACATCAATCTCTGGCTGCTTGAAGATGAGTTCGAATCGGAGAACGGCACCGTGCGCGGCTGGACCGTCATCGATTGCGGCATCTCCAACGACGCCACGCGCGACGCCTGGGAAAGCATTTTTGCCACGCAGTTAAACGGCCTGCCCATCGTGCGCGTCATCGCCACCCATTGCCATCCTGATCACGTCGGCCTCGCCGACTGGATCTGCAAGCGCTGGGATGTGCCGCTGTGGATGACGACCGGCGAATACACCTTCGCCCGCATGATGTCCGCCGCGCTGCCAGGCGCTGACGGCACAGCGATGTTCCCCTTCTTCAAACGCCACGGTCTGGCCGATCCGCAAATGCTGGCAGAACTGGAAGGACGCCGCAGCTATTACCCGACGCTGGTGCCTAGCGTACCGATCTCATACATACGCATGCACGACACGCAAAGCTTCCGCATCGGCAAGCACGCATGGCGCGTCATCACCGGCTTCGGTCATGCACCAGAACATGCGGCGCTGTATTGCGAAGATTTGAACCTGCTGATTTCCGGCGATATGGTGTTGCCGCGGATCTCGACCAATGTCTCGGTCTTTGCAGTCGAACCGGAATCAAATCCGGTGCAACAGTTTCTCGATTCATTATTGAAGTTCAAAGACTTGCCGGAAGACACGCTGGTACTGCCATCGCACGGCAAACCTTTCCGCGGCTTGCATACGCGCATACAGCAATTATTCGATCATCACGCAGCTCGATTGGAAGAAGTATTAGCGGTTTGTGTCACACCGCAATCGGCAGCAGACATCGTGCCGATTATGTTCGTGCGCAAATTGGATGCCCATCAATTGAGTTTTGCACTCGGCGAAGCGCTGGCGCATTTGCACAAGCTTTGGAAGGATGGAATGTTGAAACGGATTATTTCTAGTGATGGTGTGATTCGGTTTCAGACTTATTGA